In Tepidimonas taiwanensis, the following are encoded in one genomic region:
- the amt gene encoding ammonium transporter, translated as MSASIDLLWLLLCAGLVFVMQAGFLCLESGLTRSKNSINVAAKNLSDFAVAGLLFWLVGFGLMFGPSVGGWIGSGLFGLLDQLPTEPRLLGFVLFQIMFCATAATIVSGAVAERMRFGAYLALSAWISLVVYPVFGHWAWGGAWEPGARGWLAELGFVDFAGSTVVHSVGGWVALVVVWRLGARTGRFPTDGPPPVIPAGNLPMAMLGALLLFFGWLGFNGGSTLAFDGRVPGILLHTTLAACAGGLAGLAAGRLLHGYYEVLYLINGLIAGLVAVTAGAHALSPLGSLLTGAVGAWVMAWANEGLLRWRIDDAVGAIPAHLAAGVWGTLAVGLFGDPVLLGTGLPRWEQVAVQALGIVVCGVWCVLATLAFLWLVRDRDLRVTPDEERGGLNVAEHGARTELIDLLDAMEAQRRSGDLTRRVPEEEFTEVGQIAKAYNRVIEALRTATDRSLALVREMRDGLITFQPDGTVVSLNPGAEKLLGVAADAAVGQPLPQVLRTAGLAQPLDPQRLTQRGARLELRLPRPGAPRTHLELSIDAVREGDADLLVGLLHDITDRKSVEQQLQRERDLARVTLASIGDGVITTDEAGLVQYLNPVAERLTGWPLHHARGQPVTTVYRLLDEKTQTPLPNPVREVLRGYATVVRREHALLQSRDGEHVPVIDTATPIRSRDGFLIGAVLVFHDVTVMLNLARELSHQATHDALTGIPNRREFERRVQELLARADKPPHVLCYLDLDQFKIVNDTCGHVAGDELLRQVSQLIRSHLRASDTLARLGGDEFGLILQGCDIEHALPLAERIREAIADFRFVWGDRSFAIGVSIGLVPIGREATELGPLLAAADAACYAAKEAGRNRIHAYQPDDSHLLEQQGQMRWVSRLQAALDEDRLRLYVQPIVSLQPAEAQRAHFEILIRLEEAGELIQPGAFLPAAERYGLMPRIDHWVVRHTLAWLRERVRQRGTLEGIYAINLSGASLSDERFRQDLQTLLQDAALPPGTLCFEITETAAVANLSKVVHFIGEVKRLGCLFALDDFGSGLSSFAYLKNLPVDFLKIDGSFVKDIETDPIDLAMVQAINTIGHVMGLRTIAEYVSSEAIWLRLQELGVDCGQGYFLGRPQPLETLVAQHALAT; from the coding sequence ATGTCTGCGTCCATCGATCTGTTGTGGCTGCTGCTGTGCGCAGGGTTGGTCTTCGTCATGCAGGCCGGCTTTCTGTGCCTGGAGTCGGGATTGACGCGCAGCAAAAACTCGATCAACGTCGCCGCCAAGAACCTGTCGGACTTCGCGGTCGCGGGGCTGTTGTTTTGGCTCGTCGGCTTCGGGCTGATGTTCGGGCCCAGCGTCGGCGGCTGGATCGGCAGCGGCCTCTTCGGGCTGCTGGACCAGCTGCCCACCGAACCGCGCCTGCTCGGCTTCGTGCTATTCCAAATCATGTTTTGCGCCACGGCCGCGACCATCGTCTCCGGCGCAGTGGCCGAGCGCATGCGCTTCGGCGCATACCTTGCGTTGTCCGCGTGGATCTCGCTGGTGGTGTACCCGGTGTTCGGCCACTGGGCGTGGGGCGGCGCGTGGGAGCCGGGCGCGCGCGGCTGGCTGGCGGAGCTCGGCTTCGTCGACTTCGCCGGCTCCACCGTCGTGCACAGCGTCGGGGGCTGGGTGGCGCTGGTGGTGGTGTGGCGGCTGGGGGCGCGCACGGGGCGCTTCCCCACCGACGGGCCGCCGCCGGTCATTCCGGCTGGCAATCTGCCGATGGCGATGCTCGGCGCGCTGCTGTTGTTCTTCGGCTGGCTCGGCTTCAACGGCGGCAGCACGCTCGCTTTCGACGGCCGCGTACCGGGCATCCTGCTGCACACGACGCTGGCGGCCTGCGCTGGCGGGCTGGCCGGATTGGCCGCGGGCCGCCTGCTGCACGGCTACTACGAGGTGCTGTACCTGATCAACGGCCTCATCGCCGGGCTGGTCGCGGTGACGGCGGGCGCCCACGCGCTGTCGCCGTTGGGGTCGTTGCTCACGGGCGCGGTCGGCGCGTGGGTGATGGCCTGGGCCAACGAAGGGCTGCTGCGCTGGCGCATCGACGACGCGGTCGGCGCGATCCCCGCCCACCTCGCCGCGGGCGTGTGGGGCACGCTCGCCGTGGGCTTGTTCGGCGATCCGGTGCTGCTCGGCACGGGCCTGCCGCGGTGGGAACAGGTCGCGGTCCAGGCGCTGGGCATCGTCGTCTGCGGGGTGTGGTGCGTGCTCGCGACGCTGGCCTTCCTGTGGCTGGTGCGCGACCGGGATCTGCGCGTCACGCCAGACGAGGAGCGCGGCGGCCTCAACGTCGCCGAGCACGGCGCGCGCACCGAGCTGATCGACCTGCTCGACGCGATGGAAGCGCAGCGCCGCTCGGGCGACCTGACCCGGCGCGTGCCGGAGGAGGAGTTCACCGAAGTGGGGCAGATCGCCAAGGCGTACAACCGCGTCATCGAAGCGCTGCGCACCGCCACCGACCGCAGCCTCGCGCTGGTGCGGGAGATGCGCGACGGGCTGATCACCTTCCAGCCCGACGGCACGGTGGTCAGCCTCAACCCGGGCGCGGAAAAGCTGCTCGGCGTGGCGGCCGACGCTGCCGTCGGTCAGCCGCTGCCGCAGGTGTTGCGGACGGCGGGGCTCGCGCAACCGCTCGATCCGCAACGGCTGACGCAACGCGGCGCCCGGCTGGAACTGCGCCTGCCTCGTCCTGGGGCGCCGCGCACCCATTTGGAGCTGTCGATCGACGCGGTGCGCGAGGGCGACGCCGACCTGCTGGTGGGGCTGCTGCACGACATCACCGATCGCAAATCGGTGGAACAGCAGCTGCAGCGCGAGCGCGACCTGGCGCGCGTGACGCTGGCCTCCATTGGCGATGGCGTCATCACGACCGACGAGGCCGGCTTGGTGCAATATCTCAACCCGGTGGCGGAGCGGCTGACCGGCTGGCCCTTGCACCACGCGCGCGGGCAGCCGGTGACCACCGTGTACCGGCTGCTGGACGAAAAGACGCAGACCCCGCTGCCCAACCCGGTGCGCGAAGTGCTGCGCGGCTACGCCACGGTGGTGCGACGCGAACACGCCCTGCTGCAATCGCGCGACGGCGAACACGTCCCCGTCATCGACACGGCCACGCCGATCCGCAGCCGCGACGGCTTTTTGATCGGGGCCGTGCTCGTGTTCCACGATGTGACGGTGATGCTCAACCTCGCGCGCGAGCTCAGCCACCAAGCCACGCACGATGCGTTGACCGGTATCCCGAACCGCCGCGAGTTCGAGCGCCGCGTGCAGGAGCTGCTCGCACGCGCCGACAAGCCACCGCACGTGCTGTGCTATCTGGACCTGGATCAGTTCAAGATCGTCAACGACACCTGCGGTCACGTCGCCGGCGACGAACTGCTGCGCCAGGTGAGCCAACTCATCCGCTCGCACCTGCGCGCCTCTGACACGCTCGCACGGCTGGGGGGCGACGAGTTCGGGCTGATCCTGCAAGGCTGCGACATCGAGCACGCGCTGCCGCTGGCCGAGCGCATCCGCGAGGCGATCGCGGACTTCCGCTTCGTCTGGGGGGACCGCTCATTCGCCATCGGCGTGTCGATCGGGCTGGTGCCGATCGGAAGGGAGGCGACGGAACTCGGTCCGCTGCTGGCCGCGGCGGACGCCGCGTGCTACGCGGCCAAGGAAGCCGGCCGCAACCGCATCCACGCCTACCAGCCGGACGACAGCCACCTGCTCGAGCAGCAGGGCCAGATGCGCTGGGTGTCGCGGCTGCAGGCGGCGCTGGACGAGGACCGCCTGCGCCTGTACGTGCAGCCGATCGTGTCGCTGCAACCGGCCGAGGCACAGCGCGCACACTTCGAGATCCTGATCCGGCTGGAGGAGGCCGGCGAGCTGATCCAACCCGGCGCCTTCCTGCCGGCGGCCGAGCGCTATGGCCTGATGCCGCGCATCGACCACTGGGTGGTGCGCCACACGCTCGCGTGGCTGCGCGAGCGGGTGCGGCAGCGCGGGACGCTCGAGGGCATCTACGCGATCAACCTCTCGGGCGCGTCGCTGTCGGACGAGCGCTTTCGGCAGGATCTGCAAACGCTGCTGCAGGACGCGGCGTTGCCGCCCGGTACCCTGTGCTTTGAGATCACCGAGACGGCAGCCGTGGCCAACCTGTCCAAGGTGGTGCACTTCATCGGGGAGGTCAAGCGCCTGGGCTGCCTGTTCGCGCTGGACGACTTCGGCAGCGGGCTGTCGTCGTTCGCCTACCTGAAAAACCTGCCGGTCGATTTTCTGAAGATCGACGGCAGCTTCGTCAAAGACATCGAAACCGACCCGATCGACCTCGCGATGGTGCAGGCCATCAACACCATCGGTCACGTCATGGGGCTGCGCACCATTGCGGAATATGTCTCATCGGAGGCAATATGGCTGCGGCTACAGGAGCTGGGCGTCGACTGCGGTCAGGGTTATTTTCTGGGCCGACCACAGCCGCTGGAAACCTTGGTGGCGCAACACGCGTTGGCAACATGA
- a CDS encoding alpha/beta fold hydrolase, which translates to MLIDVHGAPLYAYTGGKPFDPARPTVVFIHGVLNDHSVWILQSRYLAHHGHNVLAIDLPGHGRSGGEPPASVESAARTVIGLLDALGIARAALVGHSFGSLIALQAAADAPARVSHLVLVGTAYPMRVSAALLDASLHAPDKAIDMVNVYSHSTLAPPPSALGPGTWLYGGSRALMRRVLASNPRVNIFHRGFVACDSYQGGEAAARALACPVQFILGTRDQMTPPKAAQPLIDAARAAGVPVDVVRLNAGHALMTEAPDGVLDALQRWLQPALDAPTG; encoded by the coding sequence ATGCTGATCGACGTCCATGGTGCCCCCCTGTACGCCTACACCGGCGGCAAGCCGTTCGACCCCGCCCGCCCGACCGTGGTCTTCATCCACGGCGTGCTCAACGACCACAGCGTCTGGATCCTGCAGAGCCGCTACCTCGCGCACCACGGCCACAACGTGCTCGCCATCGACCTGCCGGGTCACGGGCGCAGCGGGGGCGAGCCCCCGGCAAGCGTCGAGTCGGCCGCGCGCACCGTCATCGGCCTGCTCGACGCGCTGGGCATTGCGCGCGCGGCGCTGGTCGGGCACAGCTTCGGCTCGCTGATCGCGCTGCAGGCCGCGGCCGATGCACCGGCGCGCGTGTCGCACCTGGTGCTGGTCGGCACCGCCTACCCGATGCGCGTGTCGGCCGCGCTGCTGGACGCCTCGCTGCACGCCCCCGACAAGGCCATCGACATGGTCAACGTCTACAGCCACTCGACGCTGGCACCGCCGCCGTCGGCGCTCGGCCCCGGCACGTGGCTCTACGGCGGCTCGCGCGCGCTGATGCGCCGCGTGCTGGCCAGCAACCCGCGCGTCAACATCTTCCACCGCGGCTTCGTCGCGTGTGACAGCTACCAGGGCGGCGAGGCGGCGGCGCGCGCGCTCGCCTGCCCCGTGCAGTTCATCCTCGGCACGCGCGACCAGATGACACCGCCGAAGGCCGCGCAGCCCCTCATCGACGCTGCGCGCGCGGCGGGGGTGCCGGTGGACGTGGTGCGCCTGAACGCGGGCCACGCGCTGATGACCGAGGCGCCGGACGGCGTGCTCGACGCACTGCAACGTTGGCTGCAACCAGCGTTGGATGCGCCTACCGGCTGA
- a CDS encoding O-acetylhomoserine aminocarboxypropyltransferase, which translates to MPGYADPGFDTLALHAGAAPDPVTGARAVPIHLTTSFVFESSDQAAALFNLERAGHVYSRISNPTNAVLEQRVAALEGGIAAISTASGQAALHLAIVTLMGAGGHIVASSALYGGSHNLLHYTLRRFGIETTFVRPGNLDGWRAAVRPNTRLFFGETVGNPGLDVLDIPAVAEIAHAAGVPLLVDSTLTTPWLIQPLSLGADLVYHSATKFLSGHGTVIGGVLVDGGSFDWEAAHARDGRFAELTKPYEGFHGMVFSEESTVGAFTLRARREGLRDFGACMSPHTAWLILQGIETLPLRMARHVSNTARVVEFLAAHPMVARVGHPLLPDHPSHALAQRLLPRGAGSVFSFDLKGGRAQGRAFIEALKLFSHLANVGDCRSLVIHPASTTHFRMSDEALAAAGIGPGTIRLSIGLEDPDDLIDDLKRALKAAEKAA; encoded by the coding sequence ATGCCCGGTTACGCCGACCCCGGCTTCGACACGCTGGCGCTGCACGCCGGCGCGGCCCCCGACCCCGTCACCGGCGCGCGCGCCGTGCCCATCCACCTGACCACGTCGTTCGTTTTCGAGTCGAGCGATCAGGCGGCGGCGCTGTTCAACCTGGAGCGCGCGGGCCACGTCTACAGCCGCATCAGCAACCCCACCAACGCGGTGCTGGAGCAGCGCGTCGCGGCACTGGAAGGCGGCATCGCCGCCATCTCCACCGCCAGCGGTCAGGCCGCGCTGCACTTGGCGATCGTCACGCTCATGGGCGCGGGCGGACACATCGTCGCCTCCAGCGCGCTCTACGGCGGCAGCCACAACCTGCTGCACTACACGCTGCGGCGCTTCGGCATCGAAACCACGTTCGTGCGGCCCGGCAACCTGGACGGCTGGCGCGCGGCAGTTCGCCCCAACACCCGGCTCTTTTTTGGCGAGACGGTCGGTAACCCCGGGCTGGACGTGCTCGACATCCCCGCGGTGGCCGAGATCGCCCACGCCGCGGGCGTGCCGCTGCTGGTCGATTCGACGCTGACCACGCCGTGGCTGATCCAGCCCCTCTCGCTCGGGGCGGACCTGGTCTATCACTCCGCCACCAAGTTCCTGAGCGGCCACGGCACCGTCATCGGCGGCGTGCTGGTCGACGGGGGCAGTTTCGACTGGGAAGCGGCGCATGCGCGCGACGGGCGCTTTGCCGAGCTGACCAAGCCGTACGAGGGCTTTCACGGCATGGTGTTCAGCGAGGAGTCCACGGTCGGGGCCTTCACGCTGCGCGCGCGGCGCGAGGGGCTGCGCGACTTCGGCGCGTGCATGAGCCCGCACACCGCGTGGCTGATCCTGCAGGGCATCGAGACGCTGCCGCTGCGCATGGCGCGCCACGTGAGCAACACGGCCCGCGTGGTCGAGTTCCTGGCCGCGCACCCGATGGTGGCGCGCGTGGGCCACCCGCTGCTGCCGGACCACCCCAGCCACGCGCTGGCCCAGCGCCTGCTGCCGCGCGGGGCGGGCAGCGTGTTCAGTTTCGACCTGAAGGGCGGGCGGGCGCAGGGCCGCGCCTTCATCGAGGCGCTCAAGCTCTTCAGCCACCTGGCCAACGTCGGCGACTGCCGCAGCCTCGTCATCCACCCGGCCAGCACGACGCACTTCCGCATGAGCGACGAGGCGCTGGCCGCCGCCGGCATCGGGCCGGGCACGATCCGCCTCTCGATCGGGCTCGAAGACCCGGACGACCTGATCGACGACCTCAAGCGCGCGCTCAAGGCCGCGGAAAAAGCCGCCTGA
- a CDS encoding CBS domain-containing protein encodes MKVRDILRVKGGTLYTVSPDETLARAVETMAQFDIGSLAVMEHGELVGMLTFREVIGAIARNGGTVGDTTVRSIMDDHPMTCTPETELDQVRPMMLERHTRYMPVMDNRMLMGVISFYDVAKAVVEMQSFENKMLKAYIRDWPEEEAAEPRPDDPAQPAAAR; translated from the coding sequence ATGAAAGTCCGTGACATCTTGCGCGTCAAAGGCGGCACACTCTACACCGTCTCGCCGGACGAAACGCTGGCGCGTGCGGTGGAGACGATGGCGCAGTTCGACATCGGCTCGCTGGCCGTGATGGAGCACGGCGAACTCGTCGGGATGCTCACCTTCCGCGAGGTGATCGGTGCCATCGCCCGCAACGGCGGCACGGTCGGCGACACCACCGTGCGCAGCATCATGGACGACCACCCGATGACCTGCACGCCGGAGACCGAGCTCGACCAGGTGCGCCCGATGATGCTCGAGCGCCACACGCGCTACATGCCGGTGATGGACAACCGCATGCTGATGGGTGTGATCAGCTTCTACGACGTGGCCAAGGCGGTGGTGGAGATGCAGAGCTTCGAGAACAAGATGCTCAAGGCCTACATCCGCGACTGGCCGGAGGAGGAAGCCGCCGAGCCCCGGCCCGACGATCCGGCGCAGCCCGCGGCGGCGCGCTGA
- the aroC gene encoding chorismate synthase, with the protein MSGNTLGTLFRVTNFGESHGPAIGCVIDGCPPGLPLSEADIQPELDRRRPGSSKFVTQRQEADRVQILSGVYEGRTTGAPIALLIANTDQRSKDYGDIAQTFRPGHADYTYWHKYGIRDPRGGGRSSARLTAPTVAAGAVARKWLRERHGTVVRGALLQIGTVAVPFESWDWVDTNPFFAPTADVSALEAYLTEIRKAGDSVGAKLRVVAQGVPVGWGAPIYDRLDADIAHAMMGLNAVKGVEIGDGFACVTQRGSEHGDAITPQGFLSNHAGGILGGISTGQDIVVTLAIKPTSSILVPRPSIDTAGAPTEVVTKGRHDPCVGIRAVPIVEALLALVLMDHALRHRAQCGDVHVTPGPVPAQVGGGHDTP; encoded by the coding sequence ATGAGCGGCAACACCCTGGGCACCCTGTTTCGCGTCACCAACTTTGGCGAGTCGCACGGGCCGGCCATTGGCTGCGTGATCGACGGCTGTCCACCGGGGCTGCCGCTGTCCGAGGCCGACATCCAGCCCGAGCTGGACCGCCGCCGCCCGGGCAGCAGCAAATTCGTCACCCAGCGGCAGGAGGCCGACCGGGTGCAAATTCTCAGCGGCGTCTACGAGGGCCGCACCACCGGCGCGCCGATCGCGCTGCTGATTGCCAACACCGACCAGCGCAGCAAGGACTACGGCGACATTGCGCAGACCTTCCGCCCCGGGCACGCGGACTACACCTACTGGCACAAATACGGCATTCGCGACCCGCGCGGGGGCGGGCGCTCGTCGGCGCGCCTGACCGCACCCACCGTCGCTGCCGGTGCGGTGGCGCGCAAATGGCTGCGCGAGCGCCACGGGACGGTCGTGCGCGGTGCCCTGCTGCAGATCGGCACAGTGGCCGTGCCGTTCGAGTCGTGGGACTGGGTCGATACCAACCCGTTTTTCGCGCCGACGGCGGACGTGTCGGCGCTGGAGGCGTACCTGACCGAAATCCGCAAGGCCGGTGACTCGGTCGGGGCCAAGCTGCGCGTCGTCGCGCAGGGCGTGCCGGTCGGGTGGGGCGCGCCGATCTACGACCGGCTCGACGCCGACATCGCGCACGCGATGATGGGGCTCAACGCCGTCAAGGGGGTCGAGATCGGCGACGGCTTCGCGTGCGTGACGCAGCGCGGCAGCGAGCACGGCGACGCGATCACCCCGCAGGGGTTTCTCTCCAACCACGCGGGCGGGATCTTGGGCGGCATCAGCACCGGGCAGGACATCGTGGTGACGCTGGCCATCAAGCCGACGAGTTCCATCCTCGTGCCGCGGCCGTCCATCGACACCGCCGGCGCGCCGACCGAAGTCGTCACCAAAGGGCGGCACGACCCGTGCGTGGGCATCCGCGCCGTGCCGATCGTGGAAGCGCTGCTCGCGCTCGTGCTGATGGACCACGCGCTGCGCCACCGCGCGCAGTGCGGGGACGTGCACGTGACGCCGGGGCCGGTGCCAGCCCAGGTGGGTGGCGGCCACGACACCCCATGA
- a CDS encoding MFS transporter encodes MTASAPADAPRALWPFAALSAGYFAHIGFFNPYLPLWLQELGYGVWAIGLLTSLQSATRVFAPYLWGWLSDRTGDPVRWLRVCAQAALVLSLGLWWQPAAVWLPLVLFLLFTHTSAMMPLSETVLAHAMGAAGTFDARRYGRVRLWGSLGFLVTVLAAGAWFERAGLGSFPFWANATLVLVVWAVWAMPRWREAPHAAHEGPARIAPVLRQPVVAWFFVSMFWHVLAHVFLYIYFSLYLDALGYGKGVIGALWATAVVVEIVWFYGQGRWLPRLSLGQWLVLASALTVARMAATAWAAQWLWALVLAQAVHAIGFAAHHTVCIALIQRHFPGRLRARGQALYSLIGYGCSGLVAGALGGWVSHRWGLGAVFVAATGAALAATGAATMVRRRGGA; translated from the coding sequence ATGACGGCGTCGGCCCCGGCCGATGCGCCGCGCGCGCTGTGGCCGTTCGCGGCCCTGTCGGCGGGCTATTTCGCGCACATCGGCTTTTTCAACCCGTACCTGCCACTGTGGCTGCAGGAGCTTGGCTACGGCGTGTGGGCCATCGGGCTGTTGACGTCGCTGCAGTCGGCCACGCGGGTGTTCGCCCCCTACCTGTGGGGGTGGCTCAGCGACCGCACCGGTGACCCGGTGCGCTGGCTGCGCGTGTGCGCGCAGGCGGCGCTGGTGCTGTCGCTGGGGCTGTGGTGGCAGCCGGCTGCGGTTTGGTTGCCGCTGGTGTTGTTCCTGTTGTTCACGCACACCAGCGCGATGATGCCGCTGTCCGAGACGGTGCTCGCGCACGCGATGGGCGCCGCCGGCACGTTCGACGCCCGCCGCTACGGGCGCGTGCGCCTGTGGGGGTCACTGGGGTTCCTGGTGACGGTGCTGGCCGCCGGTGCGTGGTTCGAGCGCGCGGGGCTTGGCAGTTTTCCGTTTTGGGCCAACGCGACGCTGGTGCTCGTCGTGTGGGCCGTGTGGGCGATGCCCCGCTGGCGCGAGGCCCCGCACGCCGCGCACGAGGGGCCCGCGCGCATCGCCCCGGTGCTGCGCCAGCCGGTGGTGGCGTGGTTTTTCGTCTCGATGTTCTGGCACGTGCTGGCGCACGTGTTCCTCTACATCTATTTCTCGCTGTACCTGGACGCGCTGGGCTATGGCAAGGGCGTGATCGGCGCGCTGTGGGCCACCGCCGTGGTGGTGGAAATCGTGTGGTTCTACGGCCAGGGGCGCTGGCTGCCGCGGCTGTCGCTGGGGCAGTGGCTGGTGCTGGCGTCGGCCCTGACGGTGGCGCGCATGGCCGCGACGGCCTGGGCCGCGCAGTGGCTGTGGGCGCTGGTGCTGGCACAAGCCGTGCACGCGATCGGCTTCGCCGCCCACCACACGGTATGCATTGCGCTGATCCAGCGGCATTTTCCGGGGCGGCTGCGGGCGCGCGGGCAGGCGCTGTACTCGCTGATCGGCTACGGGTGCTCCGGTTTGGTCGCGGGTGCCCTGGGCGGCTGGGTCAGCCACCGCTGGGGGCTGGGGGCGGTCTTCGTCGCTGCCACCGGGGCTGCGTTGGCCGCCACCGGTGCGGCCACGATGGTGCGCCGCCGCGGTGGCGCTTAA
- a CDS encoding NnrU family protein, which yields MQWLVLGLIVFLGVHSVRIVAEDWRQQTIERVGPAAWKAGVSLLSALGLVLIVWGYAQARLTPVVLWTPPLGMRHAASLLTLIAFVLLVAAYVPGNAIKARLGHPMVLSVKLWAFAHLLANGTLADVLLFGGFLVWAVFDYRSARRRPSPTATGADGVDEADVDEAATEPRAGRLSATVAAVVVGVAAWAVFAFWAHGAWIGVRPFG from the coding sequence ATGCAGTGGCTGGTGCTGGGTCTGATCGTGTTTCTGGGCGTGCACTCGGTGCGCATCGTGGCCGAGGACTGGCGGCAGCAGACGATCGAGCGCGTCGGCCCGGCGGCATGGAAGGCCGGGGTGTCGCTGCTGTCGGCGCTCGGCCTCGTGCTGATCGTCTGGGGCTATGCGCAAGCGCGGTTGACGCCAGTCGTGCTGTGGACGCCGCCGCTGGGCATGCGGCACGCGGCATCGCTGCTGACGCTGATCGCCTTCGTGTTGCTGGTGGCGGCGTACGTGCCGGGCAACGCGATCAAGGCGCGGCTCGGCCACCCGATGGTGCTGTCCGTCAAGCTGTGGGCGTTCGCGCACCTGCTCGCCAACGGCACGCTGGCGGACGTGCTGCTCTTTGGAGGGTTTCTCGTGTGGGCGGTGTTCGACTACCGCTCCGCGCGGCGCCGGCCGTCACCCACGGCGACCGGGGCGGACGGCGTGGACGAGGCAGACGTCGACGAAGCGGCAACCGAGCCGCGCGCGGGGCGGCTGAGCGCGACCGTGGCGGCGGTGGTGGTGGGCGTGGCCGCCTGGGCGGTGTTTGCGTTCTGGGCGCACGGTGCGTGGATCGGCGTGCGGCCGTTCGGTTAA